The sequence below is a genomic window from Deltaproteobacteria bacterium.
GACGGTCTTCGGATACGTCGCCAACTTCGTCCCGCCGCCAGCCGGTGGGGCCCCGGCCACGGCTCCCGCGCCCGCCCCGACTCCATCCGCGCCGGCGGCTGCACCTCCCGTCCAGATGCCGCCGGTCCCCGCAGCCGGGGCCGAGATCCGGGTTCCGGTCGCGCCGCCACGTCGGCCCTCCACTGCGCACGAAGCCGCACCGCCCGTCGCCGCGGCTCGCTCCGAGGATGGCATCGGCGATCACTATCGCCTGGGCGGCGCGCGAGTGCCGGTGCCCTGCGGCGAGCTCTGCTATGGGTCCGACGCCCGCGACCGCACCGAGGTGGAGATCCTGCTCGTGGATCCCGCCGTCTTCCCATCTCCGCTCGACATGGAGCGCGCGCGCCGAGAGCTGCGCCAGCTGCAGAAGGCGGAACACCCGGCCATCGTGCGCGTGCTGGACCACGGCAAGACCGAGGACGGCCGCCTCTTCGTGGTAAGCGAGCGGGTGAAGGGCACGTTGCTCAGCGACTTCATCGTCACGGGGCAGCTCCTCGGGCTCGCCGAAGCGCAGAAAGTGGTGCTCGAGGTCGGAAGCGCGCTCGCCGAGGCCCAGAAAGTGGGCGTCGTCCACCGCGACATCGCGCCGCACAACGTGTCGCTGCTGGACGGCTGGACGGTCAAGATCGGGGGCTTTCCCCTCGCGCCGCCGCTGAAGCGTCACGTCTTCGGCACGCCCGAGTTCATCAGCCCCGAGCAGGCCTCCGGCCGGCCCGTAGACCAGCGGTCCAACATCTACAGCCTTGGAGCGTTGCTCTTCTACACGCTCACTGGACGCCCCCCCTTCCAGTCCAGCAACGTGGACGAGTTGCTCGAGAAGCACGTGAAGGAGGAGCCGCCCTCCGTACGGTCGGTGCGCCCGGATCTCAATCTGCCGGGCAGGGTAGACGCGCTGATCCAGAAGGCTCTCTCGAAGAGCTCCAGCCGACGTCACCTCACGCTGCGGCAGTTCCTCCGCGAGGTGGAGGGACTCACGGGGGGGGCCGACGACGTCGCGGCGGTGGGAGGGGGCGCTCCGCTCTCCTTCGAGACGCCGCTGCACGGCATGACGGCGCTCACGGGGGGAGACCGACCGCCCTCGTCGGAGGTGCCGGCCTTGCGTGCAACCCCATCCCGGCCCGCCCTGGGGATGGACGAGTGGGCCAGCACGGTGGTGGACGCGCAAACCCTGCCGCCCGAGCCCGACGAGATAGCGCCGCCGACGGGTGAAGAGCTCGTCCCCGCGCCGCACCTCGCCAAGACCATGCCTCCTCCGCCGGCGCACATGGCCCCGACGATCCGTCCGGACTTCGGGATTCCGGCGCCCTCGGGGCTGAGTCCCACTCCTTCCGCCACGGCACCCGTCGCGCCGCCACGGCCGGTCACGGTTCCGCCGCCCATCGGCGCCCACGCGGCCCCCGCGGCCTCGGGGGAGATGACGGGTGGCGGAGGAGTGACACTTCGGGCGGCCCCACAGCCCGTCGTTCCTCCCCCGTCGGAAACGCGCCCTGCGGCGGCGCCACCACCGACCGCCGCAGCCGCTGCCCAGGGCGGTCGCCCCGCCTTCCGCGAGACGATGTGGTTCTTCAAGGGCGAGGTCGAGGCGGCCGCGGCGCAGGCCGGCGAGGAATCCGTGGCCCTCGCTCCCGCCCCCGGCGAGGAAGCCATCAACCCGGCCGAGCTCGCGGGCAAGTACGCCGACGACGGCAGCATGTCCGAAGCCGAGGCGCGCCGGTTGTCGCTGCGGACGGGCAAGACCCAGATGATGCAGGCGGTCCGCGTACCGGGGGGACCGATGCCGGGCGAGCGGATGGACGCCGAGGATTTCGTCGGCGAGATGAACAAGCGCACGCGGATGCTCATCTACGTCGGTATCGCCGCGGTCGTGCTCGTGCTGGTGGGGGTCGGAATCTTCCTCGGCCTCAGGAAGTAGCAGCGCCCTCTCGGCCGGAGGCCTCGTCGCGCTCCGGCGTCAAACCTTCGCCACGTCCTCGCCGTCGAGCTTGATCACCATCGTGCCGAGGAGCACGCGGAGGCTCCCCTTGCCATCCACCTCCTGCACCGTCCCGGTCTTACCGGCGAACACGCCGCGGACGACCCGCACGTGGTCGTGCTTGGACAGGCCCTTCGACTTCGTGCGAACCGCTTCCTCCTGGAGGGTCTTGCGCATGGACACGAAGTCGTTGTCCCGGCTCCAGGCCACGTAGTGCAGCACCGGGAGCAGCGCGCCCAGCAGGCGCGCGGAGACCGTCGCGAAGGTCGGCTCGGCCAGCGTCGGATCCTCGCGCGAGAAGCGACGACCCACCGCCACCCAGCTGTGGGTCGCGGGGAGCTCTCGAATCAGCTCCTGCAGCGCCTCATCCCCGAGCTCCGCGGTCGCAATCGACGCTCGCCCGTCGATGCCCAGGGCGAACTCCTCGGGCAAGCCTCGCAGCAGCGACAGCAGCTTCTCGCGCACGAAGAAGTCCTGCGTCTTCCGCTGGAGGTTCTCGCGGTCCACGGCGGCGTCCGCGTGCAGCTTGAGCGCCACCTCGAGCCCCTTCGCATCCACCATCAGCGAGAGGAAGATATGGTTCCGTAGCGGAGACGGATCCTCGATCAGCGACGCGATGGTGCGTTGCCGATCGATAATCCGGTCGAGCTCGCAGCGCGCCTCCTTGTTGCGGGAGAAGAAGAGGTACTGGTTCTCGACGCGGTGCTGGTTCCAGAGCGCCGGATGCTCGGCGCTGGTTTCGCACTCGAGCAGCGAGCCGTCCGGCGCGACCATGAGCGGGTTCAGGTCTCGTCCCAGTCCGAGGAGCTTCTGCTTGACCTGAAGGCGCTCCAGGTTGAAGACGTTGCTCCGCCACTTCCGCTCTAGAAAGGCGTCGAAGTCCGCTGGCGTGAAACCCTGGAATGGCACGCCGGGAGAGTATCGGGGGGAAGCGCCACCGTCAATCGACAGCGGGAGAGGGCAGTCCTGGGTCGGGGGTCTGCGCCAGATAGACGGGCCACCGCTCCGCGCGCTCGTGGGCGAACGCCGCCCCTCGGGCCGCCAGCTCCTGGAGGGTGAGAGGCTCGATCCACGACGCCACCTCTACACGCCGATGGACGACCATAGCGGCTAGCTCGAGAGCGAGCTGCGGGTGCAGGGAGCGGATCCACCGTAGCGGCGCACCGCCTTCGAGCAGCCGCGGAAGCGCGGCCGACGCTCCGTCTCCAACGCGCAGCGCCGCGCTGGCGAAGGTCCACGAGCGCGCCTCTCGCCGCAGTCTCTCGGAGGCCTCCAGGGAGGGCGCAGCCGGGTCGAGATCCAGCAGGTGGTAGCGCCCTCCGGGCAGGTCGCCTGGCTCGGGCGCAGCATGGGAGACCGAACACCCCGGCGGGGCCGCCGCGGTCGAGGCCATCGGGTGCACCCAGTGGGGACGGAGCCCCGCCGCGCGCAAGGTCTGGAGCGGCAGCGCCCCCGGCCCCACCGGGCCGAAGAAAACGACCACGTCGCCCGGAACCATCCCGACCGTTGCGGTGGCCTGATACGTGGGTCCGGCGAGCGCCAGCAGCACGACCACCTCGGCAACGTTCGCCCCGTCGGGGAGCCCCGGCGCCAGGAAGCTTTCGGGGAGAAGGGTCTCTCGGGCGAAGCCGCCGGGGACGTCGAGGCCCGGTCGTCGCGGGGCGAGGCAGGCCAGGTGCTGCGCTCCCTGGCAGGCCGAGCAGGCTCCGCAGGGGAGGAAACCGCCGCAGAGGAGGCGTCTCCCGGCCTCGGTGCGCCCGACGAGCACGCCCCCCGGGACGCGCGGAAAGCAGGCGCCGGTCGCCGGCTCTGCCGCTCCCGCCAGCTCCTCCAGAGACGGGGCGCAGGCCTCGACGACGAGGCGAACCCAACCTTCGGCTTCGGGTTGCGGGAGTCGCTCGCGATCCGTCACGAGCCACGGGCCGAGAGGCGACCTCTGCACGACGCACAGGCCCGAAAGGGGCGCTGAGCCGGTGCGTGCCCCAGAGGAGAGGAGTCCCGGGGTCAAGGCCCTAGTCCACGACCTCGTCCACGTCGATCTCGTTCGTATCCTCTGCCACGCTGTCTGCTCCGAAGCTTGCGTGCTCGTGGGTCGCAGCGGCGCGAGATCCGGCACCTCGCGCCCCTCCCCGAGCTGCTCCCGGAGGCGCCGCTTCGGGCGCGGGCTCGGTGCGCTCGAGTGCGGCCAGCTCCGCAGCTCGTCCCTGGCGCGTCTTGTACCGGTCGAGAGCCTGACAGAGGTCTTCGTAGGAGATCATGTCGCGTTGCACCCTTCCCGTGGAGACGCCTCATCGTAGCCGCCGGGCGACGCCGAGACAATCCTGCCGTACCGCCCCGCCGCAGCGTCACTTGGCGTTGCGAACCGTTGCCCGTGGCGACGCCCGCTCAAAGGACCTCAACTCAGTCGACGATGGGCAAGCGTAGGTGCACGGACTGCGCGCCGCGCACGAGGTGCACCGTGAGCTCCTCTCGGGCCCCCGCTGCGCTCCAGACGGCCATGAACTCTTCCGGCCGCTCGATGGGGCGGCCGTTGACAGCCCGGACGATGTCTCCGGCCAGAAGCTCCCCCGGACCCCGGTAGGCCCGCACTCGCCAACCGAAGAACCGCCCGCGACGGAACGTCGGGCGAACGTCGATGAGCGCAATGAAGCGCTGAGCCCCCGCTCGGAGCCAGTCCGCAAACCCCCCGCGGCGCAGCGCCGCGCGCCCGTCAGGCAGACGGACGACGAAGAGCGCCGACGACGAGGAACCTTCCTCGGGCGGGGCAGGCGCCACGCCGGCGGAGGCTGCACGGGGCACGGACGCCACATTTCCGGGCGGAATGACGGGGGACGATTGCGCGGGGGGAGGGGAGGAGTGTGCGGCACATCCGGCGAGCGCCACGACGACCAGGAAGCTTCCCCGGGCGCTCGCCGGATGTACCTCGGTCCCATCGGTGGAAAATGGTCGGCGAAGGCGCATTTTCCGCCCCTACGCTGGCAGACCCGTGGGCGCGCCGCAAATTTTTTCTACCGCGAGGAAGATCTCCTCGCCCACCACCAGCACGGGTTGTGTCCCGTCGATGCGCACAGCGCGAGGTGCCCGGCCGTGGATCGCGCCTCGGTCGGCGGATCCCCCGAGGAGGGCCTCGTAGGACGCTGCGACCCTCCGCTGCTGTTCCATCGGGTCGAAGATCTCCCGTGGCCCGCCCCGCTGCGCGAGCCGGGTCTGCGCCACCTCGGGGACCACGTCGAGCCAGACGGTAAGGTCGGCGTCGGGGGCGTGCCGGTTGAGCTCGGCCACCCACGCTGGATCCAGATCTAGACTCTGGTAGGCCAAGGACGAGTATACGTACCGATCGCTCACGACGTGGATCCCTGCCTCGAGCTGCGGCTGGATCTCTCGGGCCAGATGATCCAACCGGTCGGCCGCGAAGAGCAGGGCGAGCGTGGCGCGCGAAACCCCTCCCGCCCCACCTCGCAGCGCCTCGCGCGCCAGCCGGCCGATCGGCCCGTCCGTGGGCTCGCGGGTCAGGTACGCCGGCAGGCCAGCGGCCACGAGGCGTTCCACGAGAAGGCGGGCCTGCGTCGTCGTCCCCGCGCCGTCCAGTCCCTCGAGCGCGATCAAGCGGCCCCGCGGTGGCGTCACGTGAGGTCTCGTCGGCGACGCCCCACGCGAAGGGCCCAGAAGACCACCGTCAACGCCACGGCCAGCGCGCCTCCCAGCAGGATCGACCACCGCCGGCGGGCCGCCATGCGCTCGTAGATCGCCTTCTCGTCGCTCGCCTGCCCCGGGGCGAGCAGCGCGGCGGCGCGGGACTGCCACTCGCCGCGCCCCCCTTGCGCGCGGTCCCGCAGGGCCTCCGCCATGGCCCTCCGGGCCTTCATGAGGTCCCTCGCCCGCCCCTCCGGAAGGAGGTGCAGGGCGACGGTCAGCAGGTGAACGGCCTCGTCGTACCGACGGGCCTCCAGGAGCTCTGTCCCTCGCTTGCCGAAGATGCGCGCCATGTGCGGCGCCTGCGGATGATCCGGCGCGTTCGCGAGGAGCTCCCCGAAGCGAGCGAGCGCCGGCTCCAGCCTCCCGCCCCGCACCATCGCCTCGGCGCGAAGATACTCGCCCCGCTGACGCTCCTCCCTACGCTGGTCCTGAAGACGGAAGAGTCGCTCCGCCAGCTCGCGAGGACCGTAGTCTCTCTTGAGGTGACGCAGGCGCTCCTCCCCCGCGGCGGGCGTCGCAGATCGCCGCGGCGTCGCAGGCTCCTCCTCCAGAAGGCGCGCCGCGAGCGCGTGGTGCGCGAGCTGCCGATAGGTCATGTAAAGGGCCTGCTCGTCGTCGGTCTTCTTGCCGCCGGGCAGCTTCAGGCGTCGCTTCTCCTCCTTCGGCGGGGCGCCCGTCACGTAGCGCAGCGTGGCCCAGCGCGCGGCCTGCCGCACTTCCCTCGTCGGGGAGTCCACGAGCTTCACCACGCCGTCCACCGCCGCCGGGTCGCGCACCTCGCCGTAGGCCATCAGGATCGCCGCGAGCAGTACAGGGTCCGTCTGCTGGAGCGCGAGCTCGGGCCGGGCACGGTTCATCCGGTCGAGCTGATACGCCGCGTACCGGGTGATCTTGTAGGCCAGAGGATCGGTCGTCGCGCGCGCCCGCACGAGCGCCGGCACCGCCCGGTCGCCCATCCCGCGCAGAAGGCGCCCACACTCGTCCCGGTAGGCCCCCTGGTGCCGGAAGGCAAAATGGAGCAGCGCCGCCGCCGCGTCGGGGTGGCCCGTCCCCGCGATGGCCCGCATCAGTGCGACCGTATACCGTGCGTCGGCGATGGCCCGCAGCGCCGCGCTCCCTCGCGCGACCCGCGACGGAGGCATCAGCAGCGCCTCGAGCCAGTCGGCCTCGGCCCTGCCGGCGCCCGTGGAGTCGAATCGTCCGGCGCGATCCGGCACCAGCGCCCCGAGCGCCCGCAGGGTCCCCTTCTGCTCCTCGGCGGAGCAAGTCGTCGGGCGGTTCAGCTCCGTCACGAGCAACGGCAGATCCCCCGCCGTGGCTGTCGAGAGCTCGCGCAGGGCACTTCGCCGCTCCGCGGTGATTGCGGACCCGAGCTGTCTGCGAAGCGCGGCGAGTCGGCCGACTTGCAGCCGGGCCGCACGTCCCGTGAAGCGGTGAAAGGGAGAGGTTGGCGCGCCGGAAGAGGCGAACGCCGGGGCCGCGCCCGGAAGGCCCGAAGCCGCCAGGCAAGCGAGCGCACAGGAAGCGATCGTCGAACGCTTGAGCCTCTGCAGTGCCATGGACGCCGCTCCCGCACCTCGGCTGGCCCAACGGCTCGAGGAGTAACAGAGCGCGTGCGAGGGTGTCCAGTTTTTGGCGGGTGACCTAGAGGCCGCTCAGTGCACGAGAGCCGTCCCCCGCGGACTATCCGAGGCCAGCACGCGCCCGAGCACTGCCTCTTCGGCAGCTGATCCAAGCTCGCGAAAGCGAACTCCCATGCCTACCATGCGCCGGTACTGGCCACCATCTCCGTAGTCGAGGGAGTAGTGGTTCCGCACGGTGCCGAGCAGGCACAGCGCCCGCTCGCCGTGCGCGCCGGCGAACCAGATCCGGATCAGACTGCCGAGGGGCAGGAGCGTCTGGGTCTCGAGAAACACCCCGCCCTCCGAGATGTTTCGTGCGAGGCAGGTGACCGTCCCGTGGAGGACCGATTCCACGGTGAGGGGAACGGCGATGTTGAGTCGGAGAAAGCTGCGTCGATCGTGGGTCATGAACCGTCCTTGTGTAGGACCACCATCGGGCAGTAGCCCAATGAAGTCAAAAAACCTACATCCGCCTACTTCCTTCGTAGCTCGGCGAGAGCTCAAAGACGGTATTCCGACCGGTCGCCTTGACCCCCTCGGAGGGGGGATGGTAGATTTCAAAAAGCTCGTCAGTTGGCGATCTTAGTCCAGCAGCCCTGGAGATTTTCGTGAAAGGTTCACGCCATGTCTGAGCCGGGCGGACCGACCGGGTCCGGCGCGATGCGGGTCGCCGGTGCGGCGGGGGAAGGGGACGGGGCAGTGCTGATTCCAATGAAGGTTGCTCGACTTACCGTAGACCCGTGTAACGGGCTTCCGCTGGTCCTGCTGGAAGGCCTGGAGGGCGGCCACCTCCTCCCCATCTGGGTCGGGCTCGCCGAGGCCAGCGCCATCGCCGTTCCCCTAGAGGGAGTGCAGTTCGCTCGCCCGATGACGCACGACCTCATGTATTCGCTGCTCAGCGCGTGCGGCGCAGAGGTCGTGCACATCGTGGTGACGGAGGTCCGCGACCAGACCTTTTACGCGCGCATCATCCTCCAGCAGGGAGAGCAGCGGTCCGAGGTGGACGCCCGGCCCTCCGACGCGCTGGCCCTGGCCCTGCGCACCGGCTGCGCCATCTTCGTCAACGAGCGCGTGCTGTCGGCGACGGCCCGCCCGACGGTGACAGCGGCCCACGCCAGCGCGGATCCCGCGCTGGCATCCGAAGATCCTCCGCGCGCCGCGGACTGGCTGGAGAGCCTTCCCGACGAGGAGTTCGGCAAGTGGAAGATGTAGCGCTTCTTCGGCCCCGCGCGAGGCCTCGCCTCGTGTGGGCCTGGGCTCCCCCCGCTGCCGTGGCGCTCTGCATCTTCGGCCTCTCGTCCCTGCCGGGGACGACCCTGCGCTACGAGTTCTTTGCCTGGCAGGACAAGCTCGCCCATTTCCTCGCCTATGGCCTCCTGGCCTTCCTCACGGCACGCGCGTTCCGCCGTAGTCGCGGCTGGAGGGCGCTGACCTGCGCCGCCGTGGCGAGCGCCCTCATGCTGGCGTACGGCGTTCTCGACGAGATCCACCAGAGCTTCGTGCCCTACCGGAACCCGGACGTCCTCGACGTGACGGCCGACCTGGCGGGGGCCCTCACGGCCTGCGGCCTGTGGATCGTCCTCGCCGGCCGCGAACGACGCCTCGCCCGCAGCGCATGATCCAATCCTTCGAAGGAGCAACCCCGGTCCTTGGGGCCGAGGTCTTCGTCGCCGAGAGCGCGCTCGTCCTCGGGCGCGTGACGCTCGGGGCGTCGTCCAGCGTGTGGTACGGATCGATCCTGCGGGGCGATGTGGAGGCGATCCAGGTCGGCAGCGCGACGAACCTGCAGGACCGGTGCGTCATCCACGTCACCACGGATCGCTTTGGGGTCGTGATCGGCGACCGCGTCACCGTCGGCCACGGCGCGATCTTGCACGGGTGCCGGATCGCCGACGAAGTCCTCGTCGGGATCGGCGCGACGATCCTGGACGGAGTCCACGTCGGGCCGGGCAGTCTGGTGGCGGCCGGCTCCCTCCTGCCCCCCGGGAAGCAGTATCCCCCCGGATCCCTCATCGTGGGCTCTCCGGCCCGCGTGGCTCGTCCCATCACCGAGCAAGAGCGACGCATGATCGCCGAGACCGCGTCGCGCTACGTCGAGTTGGCGCACCGTCACGGTCGTTTGACCGGGTAGCCCTCGGTTGTTACCATGGGCGGGCCTGCGGCACGACATCCGCCGCCCCGCACGAGGCGCCTTGAGCAGGTCTCCACGCCCCCCGGCATGACGGTACAACGCCTCCTCGTGGCTGTGTTCGTGGCGGTCCTCGCTGGCGGCGAACGGACGGCCTGGGCCGACCGCATCGAGCGCCTGGTTCAGATCCTGCGCACCGATCCGAGCTCCAAGGTTCGACTCCAGGCCGCCCTCACGCTAGCGAAGCTCAAGGATCCCCGAGCCGCGCCGGCGCTCCTGCAGGCGCTCAAGGATGCAAGCCCCATGGTCCGCGGCGTCTCGGCCGCCGCCCTCGGAGCGCTCGGGGACGCACGCGCCATCCCGGCGCTCAAGCAACTCGCGCAGCAAGACGAGCACCCCTTCGCACGCACCCAGGCCAAGAAGGCCCTCGAGGCCTTGAGCCGCGAACAGGCCGCCGGAGGCCCCGCCCCGGGAACGCGCCTCTTCGTCACCCTCGGGAAGATGACCAACACCGCCAAGGAGGGTGGGCCTCGCCTGGCGGCGGCGCTCGGCGAGGCGCTGCTCGCGGAGTTCTCCAAGGTGGCGGGGGTGGCGACGCGCTGGGGCGGTGGGGCAGGGGCCGTGCCTTCGAGCGCCGACCTGGCCCGGCGTGGCATCAAAGGCTTCGCCCTGGACGGCGCCATCGTGAGCTTGAGCCACGCGCCGCAAGGTGGCGAGGTGGAGCTCTCCTGTAACATCAAGGTCTCGCTGGCGACCTTTCCGCAGCACAGCATGAAGGCGTTCTACACCGGCGGCGCGAGCATGTCGGTCCCGGCGGGAGACTTCAAGCCTGCCACCGCCGAGGGTCTGTACCGCGAGCTGGTGCAAGGAGCCGCCCAGGGGGCGCGTCAGCACATCGTACAGAGTTACTTGAGCTCGCAGTAGGGAGGGACGAGATGGCCGTACACCGACGGAAACTGCGAAACTACCTTCTGGATCGTCGCTATCAGCTCCACTTCACGCTGATCATGGTCGTGGTGAGCGCGCTGCTCACCGCGGGGCTCGGCTACTTCTGGTACGACGAGATGCGCAAGGCCTCGAGCATCGTGGAGGTGAAGGCGCTCGGGAGCCTGACCGACGACGAGGTGCGCCAGGTGAAGGAGGATTTGCACGAGCAGGACAAGACCCGCCTCTGGATCCTCGTCGGTTTCGGGACGCTCCTCTCGGTCGTGCTAGCGGGTTACGGCATCATGCTCACGCACAAGGTTGCCGGCCCGCTCTACAAGATCGGACGGCACATGCAGGACGTGCGAGACGGCAAGCTCGAATCCCTGTGGGACCTCCGCAAGGGGGACCTCCTGCAGGAGTTCTGGCTGGTGTTCAAGGACATGCACACCGCCCTGCGAACGCAAACCGAGCACGAAGCGGCGCAATTGGCAGAGGCCATCGCGGCGGCAGAGCGCCAGCTCGCCCAGATGGGTCCCGAGGCGTCCGGGGAGCTCAAGCGGTGCCTGGACACGCTCCGCGAGCTGCGCGATCGAAAGCTCGAGAGCTGCCGACCGGCCGCGACGGGCGGCCAGCAGGACGCCTAACCGAAACCGGCGTCTCAGCTCTCGCGACCGCCCTTCCGGCCGCGCTGGCGGAAGACGAGCCGGATCGGGGTTCCGGCGAACCCGAATCGGTCGCGTAGCCGGTTCTCGAGATAGCGCCGGTAAGCCGTAGTCACGCCACCCACCGCGTTCGTGCTGACGACGAAGGTCGGCGGCGCCACGCGAGCCTGGGTGCCGTAGTAGAGCCGCACCGGTCGTCCGCGGAAAGCGGGCGGCGGGTGCGACTCTACCGCGTGTTCCAGAAACCGGTTCAGCTCCGCAGTGGCGATGCGGCGACCGCACTGGGCCCGCACCCGTCGAACGGTCGGGAGGAGGCGATTCACCCCCGCGCCCGTGACGGAGGAGAGATAGACCACCGGCGCGTAGTCCACGAAACCCAGCTCGTCGTCGCGCTGCTCGAGCAGGCGGCGCCGCGCGGCTGCTGCCGGCCCCATGAGGTCCATTTTCGCGAAGACCAGGACGAGTCCGCGCCCCGCCTCCAGCGCCATGGTCGCAATCCGTGCGTCCTGGGTCGCGACCCCCGTCTGCGCATCCACGAGGAGGCACGCGATGTGGGCCTCCTCGATGCACCGCATGGCGCGCAGGACAGACAGCTTCTCCGCGGCCTCCTCTGTCTTGCTGCGGCGCCGAATGCCCGCCGTGTCGACCAGTACGATGCTCCCCCCGGGAAGATCGAGCTCCGCATCTACCGGGTCCCGCGTGGTCCCGGCGACGGGAGAGACGATGGATCGTTGCTGCCCGATCAGTCGGTTGAGCAGCGCGGACTTCCCGGCGTTCGGACGCCCCACGAGCGCCACGCGGATCGGCCCCTCGGGGACGGCGACGACGCTCTCCTCGGTCTCCGCCGCGTCGTCGTGCTCCGCGCCCGGGGCGCCGTCGTCGTCTTCGCCATCGTCGAACTCCCCGTCCTCATCCGACCCGGCGAGAATCGACGCCTGGGGATCCGAAGCCGGCGCGTCGCCCGGCGGAAGCGCCTCGGTGATCGCGTCGAACAGCTCCTCGACACCTCGGCCGTGCTCCGCCGAGACGCCCACGACCGGCGACAGCCCGAGCCGGTGGCACTCCGCAATCAGCGGGTCCTGCGGCCGGCCGTCCACCTTATTTGCGACCACGAGCACCGGGCGACCGGAGGCCCGCAGCTCCCGCGCGAGGTATTCGTCGGTGGGCGTGATCCCCTGCCGTGCGTCGCAGACCAGGATGACGACGTCCGCCTCCTCGACCGCCACGCGCGCCTGCACGCGCACCTCGACCTCGATCCCGTCCGCGGCGTCCGGCTCGAAGCCGCCCGTGTCCACGAGGTGAAAGGGACGCGGTCCCTTCGTCACGCGCCCGTAGTGCCGATCGCGCGTCATGCCGGGCTGGTCCAAGACCAGCGCTCGGCGGCGGCCGACCAACCGGTTGAAGAGCGTCGACTTGCCGACGTTGGGACGCCCGACAATGGCCACCAGCGGAAGCATCATTCGTAGCCGAAGCGCCGCCGCGGCCCGGGCCTACGGCTCCACTCCGCCTCCACGTGCACCGTCAGGCGCAGGTGCGCCGGGCAGCCGAGCAGACGACCGATCTCGTCTCGAGCCGCGGTGCCGATGTCCCGGATCATCGTCCCGCCGGCCCCGATGACGATGGCCTTCTGGCCCGGGCGCTCGACGTGAATCAAGGCGTCGATGCACACGTCCCCCCGGTCGGGACGCTCTTCGAAGCGCTCCACCTCCACCGCCACCGCGTAGGGGATCTCCTGGTGGCAGCGGGTGAAGACCTGCTCCCGAATGAGCTCCCCCACCAGGAATCGCTCGGCCCGGTCGGTGAACATGTCTTCCGGGTAGAGGTG
It includes:
- a CDS encoding serine/threonine protein kinase: MGQAKPAPGAEKKTVFGYVANFVPPPAGGAPATAPAPAPTPSAPAAAPPVQMPPVPAAGAEIRVPVAPPRRPSTAHEAAPPVAAARSEDGIGDHYRLGGARVPVPCGELCYGSDARDRTEVEILLVDPAVFPSPLDMERARRELRQLQKAEHPAIVRVLDHGKTEDGRLFVVSERVKGTLLSDFIVTGQLLGLAEAQKVVLEVGSALAEAQKVGVVHRDIAPHNVSLLDGWTVKIGGFPLAPPLKRHVFGTPEFISPEQASGRPVDQRSNIYSLGALLFYTLTGRPPFQSSNVDELLEKHVKEEPPSVRSVRPDLNLPGRVDALIQKALSKSSSRRHLTLRQFLREVEGLTGGADDVAAVGGGAPLSFETPLHGMTALTGGDRPPSSEVPALRATPSRPALGMDEWASTVVDAQTLPPEPDEIAPPTGEELVPAPHLAKTMPPPPAHMAPTIRPDFGIPAPSGLSPTPSATAPVAPPRPVTVPPPIGAHAAPAASGEMTGGGGVTLRAAPQPVVPPPSETRPAAAPPPTAAAAAQGGRPAFRETMWFFKGEVEAAAAQAGEESVALAPAPGEEAINPAELAGKYADDGSMSEAEARRLSLRTGKTQMMQAVRVPGGPMPGERMDAEDFVGEMNKRTRMLIYVGIAAVVLVLVGVGIFLGLRK
- a CDS encoding KOW motif-containing protein, which translates into the protein MPFQGFTPADFDAFLERKWRSNVFNLERLQVKQKLLGLGRDLNPLMVAPDGSLLECETSAEHPALWNQHRVENQYLFFSRNKEARCELDRIIDRQRTIASLIEDPSPLRNHIFLSLMVDAKGLEVALKLHADAAVDRENLQRKTQDFFVREKLLSLLRGLPEEFALGIDGRASIATAELGDEALQELIRELPATHSWVAVGRRFSREDPTLAEPTFATVSARLLGALLPVLHYVAWSRDNDFVSMRKTLQEEAVRTKSKGLSKHDHVRVVRGVFAGKTGTVQEVDGKGSLRVLLGTMVIKLDGEDVAKV
- a CDS encoding alcohol dehydrogenase catalytic domain-containing protein — its product is MQRSPLGPWLVTDRERLPQPEAEGWVRLVVEACAPSLEELAGAAEPATGACFPRVPGGVLVGRTEAGRRLLCGGFLPCGACSACQGAQHLACLAPRRPGLDVPGGFARETLLPESFLAPGLPDGANVAEVVVLLALAGPTYQATATVGMVPGDVVVFFGPVGPGALPLQTLRAAGLRPHWVHPMASTAAAPPGCSVSHAAPEPGDLPGGRYHLLDLDPAAPSLEASERLRREARSWTFASAALRVGDGASAALPRLLEGGAPLRWIRSLHPQLALELAAMVVHRRVEVASWIEPLTLQELAARGAAFAHERAERWPVYLAQTPDPGLPSPAVD
- the tmk gene encoding dTMP kinase — its product is MTPPRGRLIALEGLDGAGTTTQARLLVERLVAAGLPAYLTREPTDGPIGRLAREALRGGAGGVSRATLALLFAADRLDHLAREIQPQLEAGIHVVSDRYVYSSLAYQSLDLDPAWVAELNRHAPDADLTVWLDVVPEVAQTRLAQRGGPREIFDPMEQQRRVAASYEALLGGSADRGAIHGRAPRAVRIDGTQPVLVVGEEIFLAVEKICGAPTGLPA
- a CDS encoding PilZ domain-containing protein codes for the protein MTHDRRSFLRLNIAVPLTVESVLHGTVTCLARNISEGGVFLETQTLLPLGSLIRIWFAGAHGERALCLLGTVRNHYSLDYGDGGQYRRMVGMGVRFRELGSAAEEAVLGRVLASDSPRGTALVH
- a CDS encoding bifunctional nuclease family protein, yielding MSEPGGPTGSGAMRVAGAAGEGDGAVLIPMKVARLTVDPCNGLPLVLLEGLEGGHLLPIWVGLAEASAIAVPLEGVQFARPMTHDLMYSLLSACGAEVVHIVVTEVRDQTFYARIILQQGEQRSEVDARPSDALALALRTGCAIFVNERVLSATARPTVTAAHASADPALASEDPPRAADWLESLPDEEFGKWKM
- the vanZ gene encoding VanZ family protein, giving the protein MALCIFGLSSLPGTTLRYEFFAWQDKLAHFLAYGLLAFLTARAFRRSRGWRALTCAAVASALMLAYGVLDEIHQSFVPYRNPDVLDVTADLAGALTACGLWIVLAGRERRLARSA
- a CDS encoding gamma carbonic anhydrase family protein, which encodes MIQSFEGATPVLGAEVFVAESALVLGRVTLGASSSVWYGSILRGDVEAIQVGSATNLQDRCVIHVTTDRFGVVIGDRVTVGHGAILHGCRIADEVLVGIGATILDGVHVGPGSLVAAGSLLPPGKQYPPGSLIVGSPARVARPITEQERRMIAETASRYVELAHRHGRLTG
- a CDS encoding HEAT repeat domain-containing protein; the protein is MTVQRLLVAVFVAVLAGGERTAWADRIERLVQILRTDPSSKVRLQAALTLAKLKDPRAAPALLQALKDASPMVRGVSAAALGALGDARAIPALKQLAQQDEHPFARTQAKKALEALSREQAAGGPAPGTRLFVTLGKMTNTAKEGGPRLAAALGEALLAEFSKVAGVATRWGGGAGAVPSSADLARRGIKGFALDGAIVSLSHAPQGGEVELSCNIKVSLATFPQHSMKAFYTGGASMSVPAGDFKPATAEGLYRELVQGAAQGARQHIVQSYLSSQ